From the genome of Pseudomonas sp. WJP1:
GCGCGGGTCTTGCAGCGGGTTGCCGGCTTTTTCGCCCAGCGGTCCGCGGTTCCACTCGACCACACCCGGCACCAGTTCGGCGACTACCACTTGCGCGGACTTGCCCAGGTGCTTGAGCGCCGAGGCGAGGGTGAAGCCCATGCCAAGGCCCCCGATCAACACCCGCGAGTTCGCACGGCCCGCGACCTTGCGGCAGGGGATCTCGGCCAGGGCATCCTCGGAGCCGTGCATGCGCGTATTCATCAATTGCCCGCCGTCACCGCCCTGGATCTTGATGACGAAATCCTCGCCATACTCGAACAGGCACAGGGCACCGCCGTTCTCGGGAATAGGGGCGGTATCGAGCAGGACAAAACGTTTCATGGGGCTCACTTGAGGAAAAATGGCAGCACAGGGGAAGGCAAACGGGCGCAGTTGGGAGTAGCCTGCAAATGACTACCAGGCCAACGGAGCCATTGATGAAGCGCACCATTCTAACGGCCATTGCCCTGGCCGCGCTCTCGATAACTGCAGTGTCGGCCCAGCCGCTACAGACCACGCCGACCAGTCCCGCGCCAATGCCCGGTTCGCCGGGCACCGCAACGCCCACGCCGTATCCGCAAATCAGTCCGGTACCGTTGCCGAAAGTGGGCCCGGGCAGTGGCGGCCCGCCGTTGGTACCGATCGAGATGCCGAGTCCGCCGATCAAGGACCAGCCGGTGCCAGGGATCGAGCAGAACCCGCCGAAGGTCAAGTCGCCTGGTGGTTAAACCTGCTGCGACAGCAATTGCCCATCAACCATGCGCAAGCGTTTGGAGAGCGAGACGGCGAGGGCGCGGATGATCTTGGCGGCGATTTTCGGGGCGTCGTTGAGCATCTTTTCCAGCGAATCCTTGCCCAGGTTGAGCAATTGGCAGTTGCTCGCCGCCACACAACTGGCCGAACGCCGCTCGCCGTCGAGTACGGCCATTTCGCCGAACGAGCGACCGCTGCGCAGTGTCGCGATGGTCACCTGCTGGCCGTCGCTGGCGGTCTTCTGCACCGCCACCTGGCCGGTGTGGATGATGCACATGAAGCTGCCGGCATCGCCCTCGTGGAAAATTTCTTCGCCCTGGGCAATGGTGCTGAGGTTGAAATAGCCCGAGGCCGCGGCGAATTCCGCCGGTAGCAGTTGGTTGAACAGGCCGCAGTCCATCAGCCAGTTGCGAATTTCGTTGTTCAATAGAGTGGGTTCTGACATGTCGGGCAATCTTTATTGTTGTGTCTGTTTCGGGCTCGATTTTGAAATCACCACAATCCCCCTGTAGGAGCGAGCCTGCTCGCGATGGCGGTGGCATATCCAGCATAATTGTTGAATGTGCCGCCTTCATCGCGAGCAGGCTCGCTCCTACAGGGGATCAGTGTTGTATCGGCTTCCTGTATCCGGAATTAAGACCCGCACACCCAGCCAAGTTCCTCAGGCAACACCCAATACCTTGAACAAAAATGCATATTCGAGTGCCACGTCACGCAATCCCTGGTATCGACCGCTCATCCCGCCATGCCCGGCGCCCAGTTCGGTCTTGAGCAGCAGCGGATTGCCGTCGGTCTTGATGGTGCGCAATTTCGCCACCCATTTGGCCGCTTCCCAGTACTGCACGCGGCTGTCGTTGTAGCCGGCGATCACCAGCATCGGCGGATAGGCTTGCGCGGTGACGTTTTCGTAAGGCGCGTAGGCCTTGATCCGCTCATGAACGTCCGGCTCTTGAGGATTGCCCCACTCGTCGTATTCCGTGACGGTCAATGGCAGCTCCGGGTCGAGCATGGTGTTAAGCACATCGACGAACGGCACTTCGGCAATCGCCGCGCCAAACAGTTGCGGGCGCTGGTTGAGCACCGCCCCGATCAGCAGGCCACCGGCACTGCCGCCGCTGATTGCCAGCTGTGGCGCGGTGGTAAAGCCATTGGCGATCAGGTGTTCGGCGCAGGCGATGAAGTCGCTGAAGGTGTTCTGCTTATGCTCCTGCTTGCCGGCGCGATACCAGGCTTCGCCCAGTTCACCGCCGCCGCGCACGTGAGCGATGGCGAACGCCATGCCGCGATCGAGCAGGCTCAGGCGGGCGTGGGAGAACCACGGGTCGAGGCTTTCGCCATAGGCGCCATAGCCGTACAGGTAGAGCGGAACCGGCTTGCCAAGTGCTTCGCGCTTGACCACCAGGCTGATCGGCACTTGCGTGCCATCGGGCGCCGTGGCCCACAGGCGCTGGCTGACGTAGGCGTCGGCGTCGAACGGGCCAAGTACCGGGGTTTGCTTGAGCACTTTCTGCTCGCCGCTGACCAGTTCCAGCTGGCGGATTTGCGCCGGACGGTTCAATGCTTCGTAGCGCAGGCGAATCCGCTCGCTGACGAATTCCAGGCTGTTCTGCACGTGCAGGCTGTAGGCCGCGTCCGGCAGTTGTACCCGATAGCTCGGCAGGTCCTGGGGGTGAACCTCGATCACCGGCAAACCGCCGACCCGCAGGCTCAGGGTCATGGCGCCGGCATTCAGGCTCATGCCATCGATCATCACCGTGTCGCTGTGGGGGATCAGGCTATGCCAGTCGGCCTCGGCTGGCGCCACGCCGCGATCGATGGCGGTGTACAGGGCAAAATTGATGCCGTCGCGATTGGTGCGGATGAACCAGGTCCATTGGCCATCAAGCGCGCCGTGGTCAACGTCGTACTCATGGTTTTCCGCCCGTGGCGCTACGCAGGTAAAGGGCAGTTGTGGAAGGTTGGCGTCGAGCACCCAGACTTCGCTGGTGGTCTTGCTGCCCACGGACAGCAGCAATTGCTGTTCGGAGCTCGAACGGTAGCAGTGC
Proteins encoded in this window:
- a CDS encoding cyclic nucleotide-binding domain-containing protein gives rise to the protein MSEPTLLNNEIRNWLMDCGLFNQLLPAEFAAASGYFNLSTIAQGEEIFHEGDAGSFMCIIHTGQVAVQKTASDGQQVTIATLRSGRSFGEMAVLDGERRSASCVAASNCQLLNLGKDSLEKMLNDAPKIAAKIIRALAVSLSKRLRMVDGQLLSQQV
- a CDS encoding S9 family peptidase gives rise to the protein MSLSANAITPPIARKAEGSDPYAWLQERDSAAVLDYLNAENRYQEAQTADQAGLRETLFEEIKGRILETDLSLPSPWGPYLYYTRTTAGDEYARHYRCPRPADDSLVLDESQEQLLLDPNELAKGGFFSLGAFSISPDHQRLAYSIDSTGDEIYTLFVKELSDGRVSELEFQDCDGSMTWANDSLTLFFGELDDTHRPHKLLRYRLDGTAAEEVFHETDGRFFMHCYRSSSEQQLLLSVGSKTTSEVWVLDANLPQLPFTCVAPRAENHEYDVDHGALDGQWTWFIRTNRDGINFALYTAIDRGVAPAEADWHSLIPHSDTVMIDGMSLNAGAMTLSLRVGGLPVIEVHPQDLPSYRVQLPDAAYSLHVQNSLEFVSERIRLRYEALNRPAQIRQLELVSGEQKVLKQTPVLGPFDADAYVSQRLWATAPDGTQVPISLVVKREALGKPVPLYLYGYGAYGESLDPWFSHARLSLLDRGMAFAIAHVRGGGELGEAWYRAGKQEHKQNTFSDFIACAEHLIANGFTTAPQLAISGGSAGGLLIGAVLNQRPQLFGAAIAEVPFVDVLNTMLDPELPLTVTEYDEWGNPQEPDVHERIKAYAPYENVTAQAYPPMLVIAGYNDSRVQYWEAAKWVAKLRTIKTDGNPLLLKTELGAGHGGMSGRYQGLRDVALEYAFLFKVLGVA
- a CDS encoding spermidine synthase; this translates as MKRFVLLDTAPIPENGGALCLFEYGEDFVIKIQGGDGGQLMNTRMHGSEDALAEIPCRKVAGRANSRVLIGGLGMGFTLASALKHLGKSAQVVVAELVPGVVEWNRGPLGEKAGNPLQDPRTVIRLEDVAKVLQAEPQGFDAIMLDVDNGPEGLTQRANSWLYSAGGLSACAKALRPKGVLAVWSASADRQFSDKLKKAGFKAEEVQVFAHGNKGTRHTIWIAEKLKG